The Silene latifolia isolate original U9 population chromosome 4, ASM4854445v1, whole genome shotgun sequence region TAGTTAATAAGTGAATATTACCTTTTGCTTTTTCTTTACTCCATGTAAAGCTCGACATCAATCACCGGCACAAAGCAACACCTCAACTGTCTCGGGAGCTAAAGAAGCACGATATGAATCAATCACTCTACCTCCTATACTGAAAGTTGCTTTTGAGGCAACTGTTGTTACAGGAACGGATAACACATCTCGTGCCATTTTAGATAAAATTCGATATTTTAAAGTCTCGGAACTCCACCActtcaaaacatcaaatttaAGTGACTCTCCTTGGCCCTGGCAGCGATAAGTCCCTCATCAATATATATGTCAAGCTCAGATTTCTCAGTCAAACTATCAGAAGAGGATCTCAGATAATTAAAGACATCATAACATCCAAATTCATCGTCAATATCATTGCTTGTAACACCACTGCCAGAAGCACTACTTCTTGAATTTTCCTCATTTGCACCCTCACGAGATGTTTCAAATTCAGTAGCATACTCTAAGTAAAGTGAATACAATGTCTCTTTTATCTTCGAACTATACTCTCTAGCTTCAGCAGGTTTATCTTTATACATTTTACCAAACACATATTCAACACCCCTCAATTTGTACCTAGGATCTAATATAGCACCCAAAGCCATCAACAAATTATATTCACCCCAATACTTGTCAAatcttttatttcatatttgtaataaGAGCTTTCATCCATTCCTCCGGATCATTTTTATATTTGTCCAACACCAATTTTATTCTATACACCTCCATCAGAAATAAATTCGAAGTAGGATAATCTGATCCCGATATAATATTTGTGACACATTTAAAAACTTTCAAAACCTCACACACCTTTTCAACTCTATTCCAATCATCGACGCTAGGACACGAAGCATAAAATGAATCTTCTTTGGCATATAAAGGAAATACATCTTTAAATTTTAGAGCTGTCGCTAACATTTCATAAGTAGAATTCCATCTAGTCTTATTCTCTAGAATTAACTTTCTATATGGCAATTGCATTTGTTTAACTTTCTCGGCAAATAATACCCGTCTTTGTTCACTAACTCTTATATATTCCACACTATCATGAACTTTCTCAATAATATGGGTAATGGATTGAAGTCCAAATTGGACCATGATGTTCAAAATATGAGCACAGCAACGAACATGAAAAACTTTACCATCACAAATCAGTCTTTTTGTTCTTGAAATGGTATCCCTCAAATTCTTTATGCAAGAATCATTAGCGGAAGCATTGTCAACTGAAATCGTAAAAATCTGCAGTTTTGATGACAAAAAAATCGTAAATTTACGCCTTTAATGTAAATGGAAAAGACAACAAAGTTTATGCATAAAAAGCTATGAGAAACAATATATTACCTTATTCTCTATGCCCCAATCTTGCAAGCACCTATATATAGCATTAGACAATTGTTGACCTTTACGAGGGGGAGGTAAATGAAAGAAATTTAAGACTCGTTTTTGCAACTTCCAGTTTGAATCAACAAATTGGCCTGTAACAACCATATATTCCATCTTTTGAGGAGAAGATTGCCACAAATCAGTTGTTAAACAAATCTTTCCAACTTGCTTTAAAACGGTTTTCAgtttcttcttttcttgttcATACACCTTAACACAATCGGTTTTCCCAGTATTGCGAGATATCTTTGTCCACTCAGGTCTGGCCCTTTTCATCATCAAGTTATAACCTTCCTCCTCCAATATTGAAAATGGGTGTTCATGCATAAGTATCCAGTGGGCAgcgtgttggggttggtgtccttaacagttagtgcaaggaccgataaacctctaaaaggatcaaagggcatactttggtattattatcagttgatccacgtttatcaataacggttggcttgctagataagtttgacgttattgtcatacagatggcggtgatcaactggtccctaaaagtcacacctataggatacgtttgagagacgtgacagtatggaaatacagtcatgtagatgccaaaaattgactaaccagttagtccgagttatttgactagtaattagtcaaatatgtgatgttgagatgttatatttaatacggattaaatatcatgggctaaggcgaattaaccagttaattcgtaaaattaaatataaacgatttatatttaattaaatgtatgttgaatataattatacaatactgttttgtcggacacgtattaataattcagctaacccgtattattagctgatgccttaatttccgataaccgataacagtttataatataaacccgtcatatacatttaagcatttggtgaactggacctcg contains the following coding sequences:
- the LOC141651571 gene encoding zinc finger BED domain-containing protein RICESLEEPER 2-like; the encoded protein is MHEHPFSILEEEGYNLMMKRARPEWTKISRNTGKTDCVKVYEQEKKKLKTVLKQVGKICLTTDLWQSSPQKMEYMVVTGQFVDSNWKLQKRVLNFFHLPPPRKGQQLSNAIYRCLQDWGIENKIFTISVDNASANDSCIKNLRDTISRTKRLICDGKVFHVRCCAHILNIMVQFGLQSITHIIEKVHDSVEYIRVSEQRRVLFAEKVKQMQLPYRKLILENKTRWNSTYEMLATALKFKDVFPLYAKEDSFYASCPSVDDWNRVEKVCEVLKVFKCVTNIISGSDYPTSNLFLMEVYRIKLVLDKYKNDPEEWMKALITNMK